A part of Zonotrichia leucophrys gambelii isolate GWCS_2022_RI chromosome 7, RI_Zleu_2.0, whole genome shotgun sequence genomic DNA contains:
- the LOC135450016 gene encoding tubulin alpha-4A chain-like — translation MRECISVHVGQAGVQMGNTCWELYCLEHGIQPDGQMPSDKTIGGGDDSFTTFFCETGAGKHVPRAIFVDLEPTVIDEIRGGVYRQLFHPEQMITGKEDAANNYARGHYTIGKEIIDQVLDRIRKLADQCTGLQGFLVFRSFGGGTGSGFTSLLMERLSVDYGKKSKLEFSIYPAPQVSTAVVEPYNSILTTHSTLEHSDCAFMVDNEAIYDICRRNLDIERPTYTNLNRLISQVVSSITASLRFDGALNVDLTEFQTNLVPYPRIHFPLATYAPVVSAERAYHEQLSVSEITNSCFEPANQMVKCDPRHGKYMACCLLYRGDVVPKDVNAAIATIKTKRSIQFVDWCPTGFKVGINYQPPTVVPGGDLAKVQRAVCMLSNTTAIAEAWARLDHKFDLMYAKRAFVHWYVGEGMEEGEFSEAREDMAALEKDYEEVGLDSYEDEDEGEE, via the exons ATG CGCGAGTGCATCTCCGTGCACGTCGGCCAGGCCGGCGTCCAGATGGGCAACACGTGCTGGGAGCTGTACTGCCTGGAGCACGGCATCCAGCCCGACGGGCAGATGCCCAGCGACAAAACCATCGGCGGGGGGGACGACTCCTTCACCACCTTCTTCTGTGAGACTGGGGCTGGCAAGCACGTGCCACGGGCCATCTTCGTGGACCTGGAGCCCACCGTGATTG ATGAGATTCGGGGAGGAGTCTACCGGCAGCTCTTCCACCCTGAACAGATGATCACTGGCAAGGAGGATGCTGCCAACAACTATGCACGTGGGCACTACACCATCGGCAAGGAGATCATTGATCAGGTGCTGGACAGGATCCGTAAGCTG GCTGACCAGTGCACAGGCCTCCAGGGATTCCTGGTGTTTCGTAGTTTTGGAGGTGGCACTGGCTCTGGATTCACCTCCCTGTTGATGGAGCGACTCTCCGTTGATTATGGCAAGAAGTCCAAGCTGGAATTCTCCATCTACCCAGCACCACAAGTCTCCACTGCTGTGGTAGAGCCCTACAACTCCATTCTCACCACCCACAGTACATTGGAGCACTCGGACTGCGCTTTCATGGTGGACAACGAGGCCATCTACGACATCTGCCGCCGCAACCTGGACATCGAGCGCCCAACCTACACCAACTTGAACAGACTCATCAGCCAGGTTGTGTCATCCATCACGGCATCACTACGGTTTGATGGAGCCCTGAATGTGGATCTGACCGAGTTCCAGACCAACCTGGTGCCCTACCCTCGCATTCACTTCCCCCTGGCCACCTATGCTCCTGTGGTTTCTGCTGAGAGAGCTTATCACGAGCAGCTGTCAGTGTCAGAAATCACCAACTCGTGCTTTGAGCCGGCTAACCAGATGGTGAAGTGTGACCCTCGCCATGGCAAGTACATGGCGTGCTGCCTGCTGTACCGCGGGGACGTGGTGCCCAAGGACGTCAACGCCGCCATCGCCACCATCAAGACCAAGCGCAGCATCCAGTTTGTGGACTGGTGTCCCACGGGCTTCAAGGTGGGCATCAACTACCAGCCCCCCACGGTGGTGCCAGGGGGGGACCTGGCCAAGGTGCAGCGCGCCGTCTGCATGCTCAGCAACACCACGGCCATCGCCGAGGCCTGGGCTCGCCTGGACCACAAGTTTGACCTGATGTACGCCAAGCGCGCCTTCGTGCACTGGTACGTGGGCGAGGGCATGGAGGAAGGGGAGTTCTCCGAGGCGCGGGAAGACATGGCCGCTCTGGAGAAGGATTACGAGGAAGTGGGCCTGGACTCCTACgaggatgaagatgagggtGAGGAGTAG
- the LOC135450015 gene encoding tubulin alpha-5 chain: MRECISVHVGQAGVQMGNTCWELYCLEHGIQPDGQMPSDKTIGGGDDSFTTFFCETGAGKHVPRAIFVDLEPTVIDEVRGGVYRQLFHPEQLITGKEDAANNYARGHYTIGKEIIDQVLDRIRKLADQCTGLQGFLVFHSFGGGTGSGFTSLLMERLSVDYGKKSKLEFSIYPAPQVSTAVVEPYNSILTTHTTLEHSDCAFMVDNEAIYDICRRNLDIERPTYTNLNRLISQIVSSITASLRFDGALNVDLTEFQTNLVPYPRIHFPLATYAPVISAEKAYHEQLSVAEITNSCFEPANQMVKCDPRHGKYMACCLLYRGDVVPKDVNAAIATIKTKRSIQFVDWCPTGFKVGINYQPPTVVPGGDLAKVQRAVCMLSNTTAIAEAWARLDHKFDLMYAKRAFVHWYVGEGMEEGEFSEAREDMAALEKDYEEVGLDSYEDEEEGEE; encoded by the exons ATG CGCGAGTGCATCTCCGTGCACGTCGGCCAGGCCGGCGTCCAGATGGGCAACACGTGCTGGGAGCTGTACTGCCTGGAGCACGGCATCCAGCCCGACGGGCAGATGCCCAGCGACAAAACCATCGGCGGGGGGGACGACTCCTTCACCACCTTCTTCTGTGAGACTGGGGCTGGCAAGCACGTGCCACGGGCCATCTTCGTGGACCTGGAGCCCACCGTGATTG ATGAGGTTCGGGGAGGAGTCTACCGGCAGCTCTTCCACCCTGAGCAGCTCATTACTGGCAAGGAGGATGCTGCCAACAACTACGCCCGTGGGCACTACACCATTGGCAAAGAGATCATTGATCAAGTGCTGGACAGGATCCGTAAGCTG GCTGACCAGTGCACAGGCCTCCAGGGATTCCTGGTGTTTCACAGTTTTGGAGGTGGCACTGGCTCTGGATTCACCTCCCTGTTGATGGAGCGACTCTCAGTTGATTATGGCAAGAAATCCAAACTGGAATTCTCCATCTACCCAGCACCACAAGTCTCCACTGCTGTAGTGGAGCCCTACAACTCCATTCTCACCACCCACACTACACTGGAGCACTCAGACTGTGCTTTCATGGTGGACAACGAGGCCATCTACGACATCTGCCGCCGCAACCTGGACATCGAGCGCCCAACCTACACCAACTTGAACAGACTCATCAGCCAGATTGTCTCTTCCATTACAGCGTCACTACGGTTTGATGGAGCCCTGAATGTGGATCTGACCGAGTTCCAGACCAACCTGGTCCCCTACCCTCGCATTCACTTCCCCCTGGCCACCTATGCCCCTGTCATCTCTGCAGAGAAGGCTTATCACGAGCAGCTGTCGGTTGCCGAAATCACCAACTCATGCTTTGAGCCGGCTAACCAGATGGTGAAGTGTGACCCTCGCCATGGCAAGTACATGGCGTGCTGCCTGCTGTACCGTGGGGACGTGGTGCCCAAGGACGTCAACGCCGCCATCGCCACCATCAAGACCAAGCGCAGCATCCAGTTTGTGGACTGGTGTCCCACGGGCTTCAAGGTGGGCATCAACTACCAGCCCCCCACGGTGGTGCCAGGGGGGGACCTGGCCAAGGTGCAGCGCGCCGTCTGCATGCTCAGCAACACCACGGCCATCGCCGAGGCCTGGGCTCGCCTGGACCACAAGTTTGACCTGATGTACGCCAAGCGCGCCTTCGTGCACTGGTACGTGGGCGAGGGCATGGAGGAAGGGGAGTTCTCCGAGGCGCGGGAAGACATGGCCGCTCTGGAGAAGGATTACGAGGAAGTGGGCCTGGACTCCTACGAGGATGAAGAAGAGGGTGAGGAGTAA